In the genome of Actinomadura graeca, one region contains:
- a CDS encoding beta-ketoacyl synthase N-terminal-like domain-containing protein, with product MTDAAEPIAIVGAGAVFPGAGSAAELWRNVLDGFDAITDVPAGRWDPATYYDPGAYGRAPESDRFYCRRGGFVDGLATFDPAGFGIMPASVPGMEPDQLLALRTAGEAIADAGGEERLPDRSRIGVVIGRGGYITPGVARFDQRVRTSHQLAGVLSELLPGLGRDRLEEIRRAFCERLGPDGPDASVGLVPSFAASRIANRFDLRGPAYTLDAACASSLLAVEHAVRALRSGQADAMLAGAVHHAHHATVWSVFSQLRALSPSETIRPFDRAADGTLLAEGTGVVLLKRLSDALRSGDRIHAVVLGAGSSSDGRAAGIMSPLVDGQVLAVERAWRDAGLDPAAPGAVGLVEAHGTATPAGDEAELATLRRVLGTGGPPVGLGTVKSMIGHAMPAAGIAGLIKAAFALRDGVLPPTLHVDDPHPALEGGRLRPVREAAEWEPAPGTPRRAVVNAFGFGGANAHVILEEPPATRARRARRLRPPASEEGVLRLAARTGGELSDLLAAPDEELLARVCDDVPDLPCRLAIVGPTARRLDLARAVVQRGTAWRGRSDVWFAPRPLLAGGGRLAFLFPGFEPAFDPRVDDVAEHFDLPGFVPSGRTDLPGHAADVMAVGRLLAAALAELGVEPDVVAGHSLGEWTAMTVAGVYDGDATEAFIRALDGDAVDVPDVVYAALGCGAGRAHEAVGGRPGVHVSHDNCPHQSVVCGPPEDVREILGRLAAEGVLGGELPFRSGFHTPAAAAFAGQVRSSFEVLPLREARVPLWSATTVAPFPASPGEVRELVLRHLVEPVRFSELIEELYGTAHVRAFVQVGPGSLTGFVGDRLGEREHLAIAVNVPKRDGMAQLRRVVAALWAEGYGASPAPPEPAPGIPLDLGTPLVRLDGAVPPLTLAAGPAEGTGVPRLPADDPVLAELEALLDDAASGAQTVLEALGSGGAHVPAEGVPAAGDAAAGDAAPAAAGLVVSRVFSLESMPYLADHCVIPQPAGWPDMSDRFPVVPLTTLLEVMAGAARELLPDARVVGFADVRAVRWIVAAPPTRAEIHASVVEGAAPPRVKVVIPGHAEGTVLLDGEHPEPPPPDRTPLTGEGPPVVTADRLYEERWMFHGPLFRGVTEIIALAEDGVRGALTSLPTPGALVDSAGQLCGHWMQVYGESNHIVFPVGIDRLSLYGPLPPAGERLETTVWNQSLTETTMRCNAEMVRPDGTLWGRIEGWTTHRFYTDEAVWRMRFTPELSGTGEPQDGGWCLARRRWDGAASRDLLMRQYLCAAERAEYEALPSFAQGAWLLGRIAAKDAVRDHLWRAGHGPLFPAELTVLDDRARRPVVTGPFEVPLALSVACDAELGVAIVRSGREPAGIGLALDDANGQVRAAKQAVLQSMPVNPDRPELVVTAAEPDRLLIAGNGTVITVLTRDLDGHVVAWTAASGGTDMEESRA from the coding sequence GTGACCGACGCCGCCGAGCCGATCGCGATCGTCGGCGCGGGCGCGGTGTTCCCCGGTGCCGGGTCCGCGGCCGAGCTGTGGCGCAACGTCCTGGACGGGTTCGACGCGATCACCGACGTCCCCGCGGGGCGGTGGGACCCCGCGACCTACTACGACCCCGGCGCGTACGGGCGGGCACCGGAGAGCGACCGGTTCTACTGCCGGCGCGGCGGCTTCGTCGACGGGCTGGCCACGTTCGACCCCGCCGGGTTCGGCATCATGCCCGCGTCGGTGCCGGGGATGGAGCCCGACCAGCTCCTCGCGCTGCGGACGGCGGGCGAGGCCATCGCGGACGCGGGCGGCGAGGAGCGGCTGCCCGACCGGTCGAGGATCGGCGTGGTGATCGGCCGCGGCGGCTACATCACGCCGGGCGTCGCGCGGTTCGACCAGCGGGTCCGGACGTCCCACCAGCTCGCGGGGGTGCTGTCGGAACTGCTCCCCGGCCTCGGCCGCGACCGGCTGGAGGAGATCCGCCGCGCGTTCTGCGAGCGCCTCGGCCCGGACGGCCCGGACGCCTCGGTCGGCCTCGTCCCGAGCTTCGCCGCGTCCCGGATCGCCAACCGCTTCGACCTGCGCGGCCCCGCGTACACGCTGGACGCGGCGTGCGCGTCGTCGCTGCTGGCGGTCGAGCACGCGGTGCGGGCGCTGCGGAGCGGGCAGGCCGACGCGATGCTGGCGGGGGCCGTCCACCACGCCCACCACGCGACGGTGTGGAGCGTGTTCAGCCAGCTGCGGGCGCTGAGCCCCAGCGAGACGATCCGCCCGTTCGACCGCGCGGCCGACGGGACGCTCCTGGCGGAGGGCACGGGCGTCGTGCTGCTCAAGCGGCTGTCGGACGCGCTGCGGTCCGGGGACCGGATCCACGCGGTGGTGCTCGGCGCCGGGTCCTCCAGCGACGGCCGCGCCGCCGGGATCATGAGCCCGCTGGTGGACGGGCAGGTCCTCGCGGTGGAGCGCGCCTGGCGGGACGCGGGCCTGGACCCCGCGGCGCCGGGGGCGGTGGGCCTGGTCGAGGCGCACGGCACCGCGACCCCGGCGGGCGACGAGGCGGAGCTGGCGACGCTGCGCCGCGTCCTCGGCACCGGCGGCCCGCCGGTCGGGCTCGGCACGGTCAAGTCGATGATCGGGCACGCGATGCCCGCCGCCGGGATCGCCGGGCTGATCAAGGCCGCGTTCGCGCTGCGCGACGGCGTCCTCCCGCCGACCCTGCACGTGGACGACCCGCACCCGGCGCTGGAGGGCGGGCGGCTGCGTCCCGTCCGGGAGGCGGCGGAGTGGGAGCCCGCGCCGGGGACGCCGCGCAGGGCCGTCGTGAACGCCTTCGGGTTCGGCGGCGCCAACGCACACGTGATCCTGGAGGAGCCGCCCGCCACGCGGGCACGGCGGGCCCGGCGGCTGCGCCCGCCCGCCTCCGAGGAGGGCGTGCTGCGGCTGGCCGCCCGCACGGGCGGGGAGCTGTCGGACCTGCTCGCGGCCCCCGACGAGGAACTCCTCGCGCGGGTCTGCGACGACGTCCCGGACCTGCCGTGCCGCCTGGCGATCGTCGGCCCGACCGCGCGCCGGCTGGACCTCGCGCGGGCCGTCGTGCAGCGCGGCACGGCCTGGCGCGGCCGGAGCGACGTGTGGTTCGCGCCGCGTCCGCTGCTGGCCGGCGGCGGCCGGCTGGCGTTCCTGTTCCCCGGCTTCGAACCCGCCTTCGACCCACGTGTGGACGACGTCGCAGAACATTTCGACCTGCCGGGGTTCGTGCCGTCCGGGCGCACCGACCTGCCGGGTCACGCCGCCGATGTGATGGCCGTCGGGCGGCTGCTGGCCGCCGCGCTCGCCGAGCTGGGCGTCGAGCCGGACGTGGTGGCCGGGCACAGCCTCGGCGAGTGGACCGCGATGACCGTCGCCGGCGTGTACGACGGGGACGCGACGGAGGCGTTCATCAGGGCCCTCGACGGCGACGCCGTGGACGTCCCGGACGTCGTGTACGCGGCCCTCGGCTGCGGCGCGGGCCGTGCCCACGAGGCCGTCGGCGGGCGCCCCGGCGTCCACGTCAGCCACGACAACTGCCCGCACCAGTCGGTGGTGTGCGGCCCGCCGGAGGACGTGCGCGAGATCCTCGGCCGTCTCGCCGCCGAGGGCGTGCTCGGCGGGGAGCTCCCGTTCCGGTCGGGCTTCCACACCCCCGCGGCCGCGGCGTTCGCCGGGCAGGTGCGGAGCTCCTTCGAGGTGCTGCCGCTCCGTGAGGCCCGCGTCCCGCTGTGGTCGGCGACGACGGTCGCGCCGTTCCCCGCGTCCCCCGGGGAGGTCCGCGAGCTGGTCCTGCGGCATCTCGTCGAGCCGGTCCGGTTCAGCGAGCTGATCGAGGAGCTGTACGGGACGGCGCACGTGCGGGCCTTCGTGCAGGTCGGCCCCGGCAGCCTCACCGGCTTCGTCGGCGACCGGCTCGGGGAGCGCGAGCATCTGGCGATCGCCGTGAACGTGCCGAAGCGGGACGGGATGGCGCAGCTGCGCCGCGTCGTGGCCGCGCTGTGGGCCGAGGGGTACGGGGCCTCGCCCGCGCCGCCGGAGCCCGCGCCGGGCATCCCGCTCGACCTCGGGACGCCGCTCGTGCGGCTGGACGGCGCCGTCCCGCCGCTCACCCTCGCCGCCGGCCCCGCCGAGGGCACCGGCGTCCCGCGGCTGCCCGCGGACGACCCGGTTCTGGCGGAGCTGGAGGCGCTGCTCGACGACGCCGCGTCCGGGGCACAGACCGTCCTGGAGGCGCTCGGAAGCGGCGGCGCGCACGTCCCTGCCGAGGGCGTCCCCGCGGCCGGGGACGCAGCAGCCGGGGACGCCGCGCCCGCGGCGGCCGGGCTGGTCGTCTCCCGGGTGTTCTCGCTGGAGTCGATGCCCTACCTCGCCGACCACTGCGTGATCCCGCAGCCCGCCGGCTGGCCGGACATGTCGGACCGGTTCCCCGTCGTCCCGCTGACGACGCTGCTGGAGGTGATGGCCGGCGCCGCCCGCGAGCTGCTGCCCGACGCGCGGGTGGTGGGCTTCGCCGACGTGCGCGCCGTCCGGTGGATCGTCGCGGCGCCGCCGACCCGCGCCGAGATCCACGCCTCCGTCGTCGAGGGCGCCGCGCCGCCCAGGGTGAAGGTCGTCATCCCCGGCCACGCCGAGGGCACGGTCCTGCTGGACGGCGAGCACCCGGAGCCCCCGCCGCCCGACCGCACGCCGCTGACCGGCGAGGGGCCGCCCGTCGTCACCGCGGACCGGCTGTACGAGGAGCGCTGGATGTTCCACGGCCCGCTGTTCCGCGGCGTCACCGAGATCATCGCGCTCGCGGAGGACGGCGTGCGCGGCGCCCTGACCTCGCTGCCCACGCCGGGCGCGCTCGTGGACAGCGCCGGGCAGCTGTGCGGGCACTGGATGCAGGTCTACGGCGAGAGCAACCACATCGTGTTCCCGGTGGGCATCGACCGGCTCTCGCTGTACGGGCCGCTGCCACCCGCGGGGGAACGCCTGGAGACGACCGTGTGGAACCAGTCCCTCACCGAGACCACGATGCGCTGCAACGCCGAGATGGTCCGGCCTGACGGGACCCTCTGGGGACGCATCGAAGGATGGACGACGCACCGCTTCTACACCGACGAGGCCGTCTGGCGGATGCGGTTCACGCCGGAGCTGTCGGGAACGGGCGAGCCGCAGGACGGCGGCTGGTGCCTGGCCCGCAGACGCTGGGACGGCGCCGCGTCCCGCGACCTGCTGATGCGCCAGTACCTGTGCGCCGCCGAACGCGCCGAGTACGAAGCGCTCCCGTCGTTCGCGCAGGGCGCGTGGCTGCTCGGCCGGATCGCCGCCAAGGACGCCGTCCGGGACCACCTGTGGCGCGCCGGGCACGGGCCCCTGTTCCCGGCGGAGCTGACCGTCCTGGACGACAGGGCGCGCAGGCCCGTCGTGACCGGCCCCTTCGAGGTGCCGCTGGCCCTGTCGGTCGCCTGCGACGCCGAGCTGGGCGTCGCGATCGTCCGGTCCGGGCGCGAGCCCGCGGGCATCGGGCTCGCCCTGGACGACGCGAACGGGCAGGTCCGCGCGGCGAAGCAGGCCGTGCTGCAGTCCATGCCCGTGAACCCGGACCGTCCCGAGCTGGTCGTGACCGCGGCCGAGCCCGACCGGCTGCTGATCGCCGGCAACGGGACCGTCATCACCGTGCTGACGCGCGACCTGGACGGCCACGTCGTCGCCTGGACCGCCGCGTCGGGCGGCACCGACATGGAGGAGAGCAGAGCATGA
- a CDS encoding type I polyketide synthase yields MAADRAGGRDGTQRRRPGPGAAPGSRPGTEVIGVSPFGRPASRLAVAVARAGGLGVLDLGTDRAAALAALADVRRWWTGPFGVRVPAGCRVRPAELPDAAGTVLVDAPALRSDDSLDVAGFARGRRLLIEVVGPDEAAAVLPVAQGLAGAGNTGLIARGREAGGRVGETSTFVLLQHLAAGPAVDVPVYAAGGIGPHTAAAAVAGGAAGIVLDVQLALVREMDLPAAVVAALTAMDGSETAVVDGHRVYARPGLPGAGTAEPAAAGGLRVAGLPVGQDGPLAAALAARHKTAGGVVQAVRGEITEHIRAAVRAEPLAPAVAPSDAPRADDADDTDGVDADGVDGADGSSGAVPPVVQGPMTQVSDRPEFADAVARAGGLPFLALALKDGDKVRELLAATAGRLGGRPWGVGVLGFAPPEVREAQLAAVRAAAPPFAIVAGGRPAQAASLEAAGISAFLHVPSPELLERFLDEGARKFVFEGAECGGHVGPRASFPLWEAQVERLTAFGGDPAELSVMFAGGIHDARSAAMVAALAGPLAGRGAAVRVLMGTAYLFTAEAVEAGAILPGFQDAAIGCEGTALLETSPGHVTRCARTPYVVAFEEARRELAAVGMAPREVWRRLEELNLGRLRIASKGLRRRPSGEGPQPVEPAAQRTEGLFMMGQAAALRSAPTRLADLHEEVTAGATALLAARAAELGVAADRPPLPSAGPRPADIAIIGIGCVFPGAEDAGAYWANIARGVDSVTEVPAGRWDPDLYFGADGDGRTPSKWGGFIPDVPFDALAYGIPPAALGSVEPVQLLALEVASRALRDAGYADRPFDRSRTSVFFGAEGGGELAAAYAMRAALPSYLGEVPPGLDEQLPKPTEDSFPGVLTNVIAGRIANRLDLGGANYTVDAACAASLAALDAACKELVSGAGDMALCGGADLHNGIRDYLMFSSVRALSPSGRCAAFDASADGIALGEGVACVVLKRLADAERDGDRVYAVVKSVAGSSDGRSLGLTAPRSEGQRLALDRAYEGAGVPPSRVGLVEAHGTGTEVGDRAELETLAAVFAGAAPGSVALGSVKSQIGHTKCAAGLAGLIKTAHALHTGVLPGTLHLDRPNPAWDPAGPFSFGRTARPWAAAPGDRYAGISGFGFGGANFHAVLSGYGGAPEPVSGLADWPAELFLVRGEDRAAARAEVGRIRGVWDGRRGDRAGLRAAARACASGEGPVRVAFVATGPGDLDGKLDAAAAFLPGEGVFVASGEDGRDTAGTGTETGTGTDGPGAGQVAFLFPGQGSQRPGMLADLFVAFPRLQRLLRLAGGGHAPVMFPPAAFTAEESRRQRDALADTRAAQPALGIAGLAVHRLLTAVGVHPDLAAGHSYGELTALCAAGVFDETDLVELSTARAEAILSAAGPEPGAMAAVTGTLREVREALSGVSEIVIANHNAPRQVVVSGTAAGLERAAAVLAGHGLAAERLPVACAFHSPLVAPASAGLRAALAGRDLRSPAFPVWSNTTAAPYETDPADLADGLAGQLAAPVRFVEQIEAMYAAGARTFVEAGPGRVLTGLVGAILGDRPHTAVSCDVPGEDGLPRFLLALAELAAAGVPVDPLPLFAGRDAEADADAAPPASGWLVNGHLVRTADGGHPEGALRPARRVPGGTMSDRPRESEAAVLEYLRAGRELIAAQREVILRHLGPAAERPSRPPVQPRPPVPSVPFPRPVLKGEAVDAGPAPLPAPATVPDSEPEPDSEREHAPDVRASVLEVISSRTGYPRAMLKDDLDLEADLSIDSIKRTVITAELADRVGLTAGDAALERLARITTIGGIVAWLHDHLESPPAEVREPSSPAPPAGPARPADGSGTHVGTSALSGSGPAALPPRVQAPVLRQVVRTVPLKALPVPGEAGTTFAGERFLIVDDGCGIALELADMLERHGAQARTPLEVDGACDGLVHLAALRPGAAAVLPEAYAGIRGALTGGLRRLVVATGSGGDFGRRFGGGGVGDPAPGAGLRGLARTVAQEYPEVLVRAVDVDTKDTPRAIAQRILAEMLHPDAPVAVGHEGDVRRGLSVVPSELTGEPAVDLGPDGVVLLTGGARGITARVARALARMSGCHIELMGRTPEPDGEPSFPEAEDEAGLRRALVARGGRPPSEIEATIRRLLAEREVRRNLEALREDAASVRYHSGDVRDPQAVRDVVERVYLRHGRLDGVVHGAGLIEDRLVRDKGPGSFERVYRTKVDGACALAAAVRPDLGFFVVFGSVAGVHGNRGQADYAAANDACDTLARVWRTRLKGRVLVADWGPWAGGGMVSPELAREYARRGIGLIEPDAGVDALLREIAHGDETQVVFTGTVR; encoded by the coding sequence ATGGCGGCGGACAGGGCCGGGGGCCGGGACGGGACGCAGCGGCGGCGGCCGGGGCCCGGCGCGGCCCCGGGGAGCCGTCCCGGGACCGAGGTCATCGGGGTCTCCCCGTTCGGCCGCCCCGCGTCCCGGCTGGCCGTCGCGGTCGCGCGGGCGGGCGGGCTCGGGGTGCTCGACCTCGGCACCGACCGGGCGGCGGCGCTCGCCGCCCTCGCCGACGTCCGCCGCTGGTGGACGGGGCCGTTCGGCGTCCGCGTCCCGGCGGGCTGCCGGGTCCGTCCCGCCGAGCTGCCGGACGCGGCGGGCACGGTGCTCGTCGACGCGCCCGCGCTGCGCTCCGACGACTCGCTGGACGTCGCCGGGTTCGCCCGGGGCCGCCGCCTGCTGATCGAGGTGGTCGGCCCGGACGAGGCGGCCGCCGTCCTGCCCGTCGCCCAGGGCCTCGCGGGGGCGGGCAACACCGGGCTGATCGCGCGGGGGCGGGAGGCCGGCGGGCGCGTCGGCGAGACGTCCACCTTCGTGCTGCTCCAGCATCTGGCCGCCGGCCCGGCCGTGGACGTCCCGGTGTACGCGGCCGGGGGGATCGGCCCGCACACGGCCGCGGCGGCGGTGGCCGGGGGAGCGGCGGGGATCGTGCTGGACGTGCAGCTCGCGCTCGTCCGGGAGATGGACCTGCCCGCCGCCGTGGTGGCCGCGCTCACCGCGATGGACGGGAGCGAGACGGCGGTCGTCGACGGGCACCGCGTGTACGCGCGTCCCGGCCTGCCGGGCGCCGGGACGGCCGAGCCCGCCGCGGCGGGGGGCCTGCGTGTCGCGGGCCTGCCGGTGGGGCAGGACGGGCCGCTCGCGGCGGCGCTCGCGGCGCGCCACAAGACCGCCGGGGGCGTGGTCCAGGCCGTCCGGGGGGAGATCACCGAGCACATCAGGGCCGCCGTCCGCGCCGAGCCGCTCGCCCCGGCCGTCGCACCCTCCGACGCCCCCCGCGCCGACGACGCCGACGACACCGATGGCGTGGATGCCGATGGCGTGGATGGCGCCGACGGGTCGTCCGGCGCGGTGCCGCCGGTCGTGCAGGGCCCGATGACGCAGGTCAGCGACCGGCCGGAGTTCGCCGACGCGGTCGCGCGCGCGGGCGGGCTGCCGTTCCTGGCCCTGGCCCTCAAGGACGGCGACAAGGTGCGGGAGCTGCTGGCCGCCACCGCCGGGCGGCTCGGCGGCAGGCCGTGGGGCGTGGGCGTCCTCGGGTTCGCGCCGCCGGAGGTCCGCGAGGCGCAGCTCGCCGCCGTGCGCGCCGCGGCGCCGCCGTTCGCGATCGTCGCGGGGGGCCGCCCGGCGCAGGCCGCGTCGCTGGAGGCGGCCGGGATCAGCGCGTTCCTGCACGTCCCGTCGCCGGAGCTGCTGGAGCGGTTCCTGGACGAGGGCGCGCGCAAGTTCGTCTTCGAGGGCGCGGAGTGCGGCGGGCATGTCGGGCCCCGCGCGAGCTTCCCGCTGTGGGAGGCGCAGGTCGAGCGTCTGACGGCGTTCGGCGGCGACCCGGCGGAGCTGTCGGTGATGTTCGCGGGCGGGATCCACGACGCGCGGTCGGCCGCGATGGTCGCGGCGCTGGCCGGGCCGCTCGCCGGGCGCGGCGCCGCCGTCCGCGTGCTGATGGGGACCGCGTACCTGTTCACCGCCGAGGCCGTCGAGGCGGGCGCGATCCTGCCGGGCTTCCAGGACGCCGCGATCGGATGCGAGGGGACGGCCCTGCTGGAGACGTCCCCCGGGCACGTGACCCGCTGCGCCCGCACCCCCTACGTCGTCGCGTTCGAGGAGGCGCGCCGCGAGCTCGCGGCGGTCGGGATGGCGCCGCGGGAGGTGTGGCGGCGGCTGGAGGAGCTGAACCTCGGGCGGCTGCGCATCGCCAGCAAGGGGCTGCGCCGCCGTCCGTCGGGCGAGGGCCCGCAGCCGGTGGAGCCCGCCGCGCAGCGGACCGAGGGCCTGTTCATGATGGGCCAGGCGGCGGCGCTGCGCTCGGCGCCCACCCGGCTCGCGGACCTGCACGAGGAGGTCACCGCCGGGGCGACCGCGCTGCTGGCCGCCCGTGCCGCCGAACTCGGCGTCGCCGCGGACCGCCCGCCGCTGCCGTCCGCCGGCCCGCGCCCCGCCGACATCGCGATCATCGGGATCGGCTGCGTGTTCCCCGGCGCCGAGGACGCCGGCGCGTACTGGGCGAACATCGCCCGCGGCGTCGACTCCGTCACCGAGGTCCCCGCCGGGCGCTGGGACCCCGATCTCTACTTCGGCGCGGACGGGGACGGCAGGACGCCCTCCAAATGGGGCGGGTTCATCCCGGACGTCCCGTTCGACGCGCTCGCCTACGGCATCCCGCCGGCCGCGCTCGGCAGCGTCGAGCCCGTCCAGCTCCTCGCGCTGGAGGTCGCGTCCCGCGCGCTGCGGGACGCCGGGTACGCCGACCGGCCGTTCGACCGTTCCCGGACCTCGGTGTTCTTCGGCGCCGAGGGGGGCGGGGAACTCGCAGCCGCCTACGCCATGCGCGCGGCCCTCCCGTCCTATCTGGGCGAGGTCCCGCCGGGCCTGGACGAGCAGCTCCCGAAACCCACGGAGGACTCCTTCCCCGGCGTCCTCACCAACGTGATCGCCGGGCGGATCGCCAACCGGCTCGACCTGGGCGGTGCCAACTACACGGTGGACGCCGCCTGTGCCGCCTCCCTAGCGGCGCTCGACGCCGCCTGCAAGGAACTCGTTTCCGGCGCCGGTGACATGGCGCTGTGCGGCGGCGCCGACCTGCACAACGGCATCCGCGACTACCTGATGTTCTCCTCCGTCCGCGCGCTGTCGCCGTCCGGGCGGTGCGCCGCGTTCGACGCGTCCGCCGACGGGATCGCGCTGGGCGAGGGCGTCGCGTGCGTGGTGCTCAAGCGGCTCGCGGACGCCGAGCGCGACGGCGACCGGGTGTACGCGGTCGTCAAGTCCGTCGCCGGGTCCAGCGACGGCCGCTCCCTCGGCCTCACCGCGCCCCGCTCCGAGGGCCAGCGCCTCGCGCTGGACCGCGCGTACGAGGGGGCGGGCGTGCCCCCGTCGCGGGTGGGGCTGGTCGAGGCGCACGGCACCGGCACCGAGGTCGGCGACCGCGCGGAGCTGGAGACGCTCGCCGCGGTGTTCGCGGGCGCCGCGCCCGGCAGCGTCGCGCTCGGCTCGGTGAAGTCGCAGATCGGGCACACCAAGTGCGCCGCTGGGCTCGCGGGCCTCATCAAGACCGCGCACGCGCTGCACACCGGGGTCCTGCCCGGCACGCTCCACCTGGACCGCCCGAACCCGGCGTGGGATCCCGCCGGGCCCTTCTCCTTCGGCCGGACGGCCCGCCCGTGGGCCGCCGCCCCCGGCGACCGGTACGCCGGGATCAGCGGCTTCGGCTTCGGCGGCGCCAACTTCCACGCCGTCCTGTCCGGGTACGGCGGGGCGCCCGAGCCGGTCTCCGGGCTGGCCGACTGGCCCGCCGAGCTGTTCCTCGTCCGCGGCGAGGACCGGGCCGCGGCGCGGGCCGAGGTCGGCCGGATCCGCGGGGTGTGGGACGGGCGGCGCGGTGACCGGGCGGGCCTGCGCGCGGCGGCCCGCGCCTGCGCGTCCGGCGAGGGCCCCGTGCGGGTCGCGTTCGTCGCCACCGGTCCCGGCGACCTGGACGGCAAGCTCGACGCCGCCGCCGCGTTCCTCCCGGGAGAGGGCGTGTTCGTCGCGTCCGGCGAGGACGGCCGGGACACGGCCGGCACCGGCACGGAGACCGGCACCGGCACCGACGGCCCCGGCGCCGGGCAGGTCGCCTTCCTCTTCCCGGGCCAGGGCAGCCAGCGGCCGGGGATGCTCGCCGACCTGTTCGTCGCCTTCCCCCGCCTCCAGCGCCTCCTGCGGCTCGCGGGCGGCGGGCACGCCCCGGTGATGTTCCCGCCCGCGGCGTTCACCGCCGAGGAGTCGCGGCGGCAGCGGGACGCGCTGGCCGACACACGCGCCGCGCAGCCCGCCCTCGGGATCGCCGGGCTGGCCGTCCACCGGCTCCTGACCGCCGTCGGCGTCCACCCCGACCTCGCCGCGGGCCACAGCTACGGCGAGCTGACGGCCCTGTGCGCCGCCGGCGTGTTCGACGAGACGGACCTGGTGGAGCTGAGCACCGCCCGCGCCGAGGCGATCCTGTCGGCCGCGGGCCCGGAGCCGGGCGCGATGGCGGCCGTCACCGGCACGCTGCGGGAGGTCCGTGAGGCGCTGTCGGGCGTCTCGGAGATCGTCATCGCCAACCACAACGCGCCCCGCCAGGTGGTCGTCTCCGGTACCGCCGCGGGACTGGAGCGTGCCGCCGCCGTCCTGGCCGGGCACGGCCTCGCCGCGGAGCGCCTCCCGGTGGCCTGCGCGTTCCACAGTCCCCTCGTCGCGCCCGCGTCCGCCGGGCTCCGCGCCGCGCTCGCCGGACGCGACCTGCGCTCGCCCGCCTTCCCCGTCTGGTCGAACACGACCGCCGCGCCCTATGAGACGGACCCCGCCGACCTGGCCGACGGCCTCGCCGGGCAGCTCGCGGCCCCCGTCCGGTTCGTCGAGCAGATCGAGGCGATGTACGCCGCGGGCGCCCGCACCTTCGTCGAGGCGGGCCCCGGCCGCGTGCTGACCGGGCTGGTCGGCGCGATCCTGGGGGACCGCCCGCACACCGCCGTGAGCTGCGACGTCCCCGGCGAGGACGGCCTGCCGCGCTTCCTGCTCGCGCTGGCGGAGCTGGCGGCGGCCGGGGTCCCCGTCGACCCGCTGCCGCTGTTCGCGGGCCGCGACGCCGAGGCCGACGCCGACGCCGCGCCGCCGGCGTCCGGCTGGCTGGTGAACGGCCACCTCGTCCGCACCGCCGACGGCGGCCACCCGGAGGGCGCGCTGCGGCCCGCCCGGCGCGTCCCAGGAGGAACGATGAGCGACCGTCCCCGCGAGTCCGAGGCCGCGGTGCTGGAGTACCTGCGCGCGGGCCGCGAGTTGATCGCCGCGCAGCGGGAGGTGATCCTGCGCCACCTCGGCCCGGCGGCCGAGAGGCCGTCCCGCCCGCCGGTCCAGCCCCGGCCGCCGGTCCCGTCCGTCCCGTTCCCGCGTCCGGTCCTCAAGGGCGAAGCGGTGGACGCGGGCCCGGCGCCGCTCCCGGCCCCGGCCACAGTCCCGGACTCGGAGCCGGAGCCGGACTCGGAGCGGGAGCACGCGCCCGACGTCCGCGCGTCCGTCCTGGAGGTGATCAGCTCCCGCACCGGCTACCCGCGGGCCATGCTGAAGGACGACCTGGACCTTGAGGCCGACCTCTCCATCGACTCCATCAAGCGCACCGTCATCACCGCCGAGCTGGCCGACCGCGTCGGGCTCACGGCCGGGGACGCCGCGCTGGAACGGCTCGCCCGCATCACCACCATCGGCGGCATCGTCGCCTGGCTCCACGACCATCTGGAATCCCCGCCCGCCGAGGTCCGGGAGCCCTCCTCTCCTGCGCCCCCGGCGGGCCCGGCGCGTCCGGCCGACGGCTCCGGCACCCATGTGGGCACCTCGGCACTCTCGGGATCCGGCCCGGCCGCGCTCCCGCCGCGCGTCCAGGCGCCCGTGCTGCGGCAGGTCGTGCGCACCGTGCCGCTGAAGGCGCTGCCGGTGCCGGGCGAGGCCGGGACGACGTTCGCCGGGGAGCGGTTCCTGATCGTGGACGACGGCTGCGGGATCGCCCTGGAGCTCGCCGACATGCTGGAGCGGCACGGCGCCCAGGCGCGGACGCCGCTGGAGGTGGACGGGGCCTGCGACGGTCTCGTCCACCTGGCGGCGCTGCGGCCCGGCGCCGCGGCGGTGCTCCCCGAGGCGTACGCGGGGATCCGCGGCGCGCTGACCGGAGGGCTGCGCCGCCTGGTGGTGGCGACCGGGTCCGGCGGCGACTTCGGACGGCGGTTCGGCGGCGGGGGCGTCGGCGACCCGGCCCCGGGCGCCGGGCTCCGGGGCCTGGCGCGGACGGTCGCGCAGGAGTACCCCGAGGTGCTCGTCCGGGCGGTGGACGTCGACACCAAGGACACGCCGCGGGCGATAGCGCAGCGGATCCTGGCGGAGATGCTGCACCCTGACGCCCCGGTGGCGGTAGGGCACGAGGGCGACGTGCGCCGGGGCCTGTCGGTGGTGCCGTCCGAACTCACCGGGGAGCCCGCCGTGGACCTCGGGCCGGACGGCGTCGTGCTGCTCACCGGAGGAGCAAGAGGAATCACCGCACGGGTGGCGCGCGCGCTGGCCAGGATGAGCGGCTGCCACATCGAGCTCATGGGACGCACACCGGAACCGGACGGCGAGCCGTCCTTCCCCGAGGCCGAGGACGAGGCCGGGCTCCGCAGGGCGCTCGTCGCGCGTGGCGGCAGGCCCCCCTCGGAGATCGAGGCGACGATCAGGCGGCTCCTGGCCGAGCGGGAGGTCCGGCGCAACCTGGAGGCGCTGCGCGAGGACGCCGCGTCCGTGCGGTACCACTCGGGCGACGTCCGGGACCCGCAGGCGGTGCGGGACGTGGTCGAGCGCGTCTACCTGCGGCACGGCCGCCTGGACGGGGTCGTGCACGGCGCCGGGCTGATCGAGGACCGGCTCGTCCGCGACAAGGGGCCCGGCTCGTTCGAGCGGGTGTACCGGACGAAGGTGGACGGCGCGTGCGCGCTCGCCGCGGCCGTCCGCCCCGACCTCGGGTTCTTCGTCGTGTTCGGCAGTGTCGCCGGCGTGCACGGGAACCGGGGGCAGGCCGACTACGCCGCCGCCAACGACGCCTGCGACACGCTGGCCCGGGTCTGGCGGACGCGGCTGAAGGGCCGGGTCCTGGTCGCCGACTGGGGGCCGTGGGCGGGCGGCGGGATGGTGTCGCCCGAGCTGGCGCGCGAGTACGCGCGGCGCGGCATCGGGCTGATCGAGCCGGACGCCGGCGTGGACGCCCTGCTCCGCGAGATCGCGCACGGCGACGAGACGCAGGTCGTGTTCACGGGGACGGTCCGGTGA